The bacterium genomic sequence GCTTCTCTTGTTACGCCGTAAAGTACCCCAGCAGACGCTGGTGGAGTATAAACTGTTTTGTCTTTAACTATAAAAATATTATCGCCTGAACACTCGCTAACAAAACCTTCTTGATTTAACATTACTGCTTCCATAACTCCAGCGTTGTTTGCTTCTATTTTTGCCATTATATTGTTCAGGTAGTTGAGAGATTTGATAGCAGGATTTATTGATTCTGTAAGGTTTCTTCTTGTTGGTACTGTAATTATTGCCAAACCTTGTTCATATAAAGATTCAGGGTATAGGCTTATTTCGTTTGCTATAATTATTAAAGTGGGAATTTTGCATTTGCGAGGGTCTAAACCGAGGTCGCCAACACCTCTAGTTACTATCAGTCGTATGTATCCGTTTTTGAGTTTGTTTGCTCTGACTGTCTGAATGGTTGCGTTTTTCATATCGTAAAAATTTAGTGGAACCTCAAGCATTATTGCTTTTGCAGAGTAGAATAGTCTCTCGATATGTTCATCAAGCCGAAAAATCTTCCCATTATAAATTCTAATTCCTTCAAATATTCCATCACCATATAATAACCCGTGGTCAAAAACAGATACTTTTGCTTCTTCTTTCTCTACCAATTTACCATTTAAGTATATAAGCATATTCCAACTTCTCCTTTACCCCATATTTTTAGTTAGGGGGTTTAATTGAAATTATACAGTTGTAATTACTTGCCTCTTTTATTTGAAAAGTTTTAAAGAATTGTTATGAGGTTTTAGTATTTGATGTTTTGTAATGCTTTAATATTATGAGTTTTTAATTCGTTCCTCTTTCTTCTTCCCAACAAATTCTAATATACCTGTTAAACTAATAATAATAAAGACCTGAATAATAACCAGTATTCCACCAAAAGTGTTTAAATTGCTCAATAACAGGGAGCCAATACCTGTGCATATAGTTAGTAGATATATAAATAAGACAGCCTGTTTTTGAGACATACCTATATTGACCAACCTATGTGAAAAATGGTTCTTGTCTGCTTTGAATATAGGTAGTTTCCGTTTTGTTCTTATCCAGATAACCGAAGTGGTATCAAAGAAAAGTATTGAAAAAATTA encodes the following:
- the ilvE gene encoding branched-chain-amino-acid transaminase, encoding MLIYLNGKLVEKEEAKVSVFDHGLLYGDGIFEGIRIYNGKIFRLDEHIERLFYSAKAIMLEVPLNFYDMKNATIQTVRANKLKNGYIRLIVTRGVGDLGLDPRKCKIPTLIIIANEISLYPESLYEQGLAIITVPTRRNLTESINPAIKSLNYLNNIMAKIEANNAGVMEAVMLNQEGFVSECSGDNIFIVKDKTVYTPPASAGVLYGVTREAIKEICIRLEIEFKEINLTRYDIFNADESFLSGTAAEIIPVISLDNRIIGNGKPGEITKTILTAFQLMTQTEGVPIYE